A genomic stretch from Achromobacter spanius includes:
- a CDS encoding GntR family transcriptional regulator produces MAAQIDKVISELRDMVLSGALQPGERVVELQFSARLGVSRTPLRIALTELEKEGLLERLPSRGFRVRAFTVDEIGDAVDVRGVLEGMAARLLAERGASPEVLEQLSQAVEEGRTLLAPARRDPNTTVDARAWGQINRRFHEILCEAAGNRALLSALEHNNKTPLAGPAALTLPSTPSLLETPFVLRAQADHEDLLRAITRREAVRAENLMREHAYRSRENKRVLLESLRGTLSAQPLLADHSA; encoded by the coding sequence ATGGCCGCACAGATCGATAAAGTGATTTCCGAACTTCGGGACATGGTGCTTTCGGGCGCTTTGCAACCCGGTGAACGGGTCGTGGAACTTCAGTTTTCGGCCCGCCTGGGCGTATCGCGCACGCCGCTGCGCATTGCGCTGACCGAACTGGAAAAAGAAGGCCTGCTGGAACGCCTGCCGTCACGTGGATTCCGCGTGCGCGCATTCACCGTGGATGAAATTGGTGATGCGGTGGATGTGCGCGGCGTGCTGGAAGGCATGGCGGCGCGGCTGCTGGCTGAACGCGGCGCCTCGCCCGAGGTGCTGGAACAACTGTCCCAAGCGGTGGAAGAAGGACGCACGCTGCTGGCGCCCGCGCGCCGCGATCCCAACACCACGGTGGACGCCCGCGCCTGGGGCCAGATCAACCGCCGCTTTCACGAAATCCTGTGCGAAGCCGCCGGCAACCGCGCCCTGCTATCCGCGCTGGAACACAACAACAAGACGCCGTTGGCGGGCCCGGCGGCGCTGACGCTGCCGTCCACCCCTTCCCTGCTGGAAACGCCTTTTGTGCTGCGGGCGCAGGCCGACCACGAAGACCTGTTGCGCGCCATCACCCGGCGCGAAGCGGTGCGCGCTGAAAACCTGATGCGCGAACACGCTTACCGCAGCCGCGAAAACAAGCGGGTGTTGCTGGAATCGCTGCGGGGCACCCTGTCGGCGCAACCGCTGTTGGCCGACCATAGCGCATAG
- a CDS encoding fumarylacetoacetate hydrolase family protein encodes MKLISFLDAGRNAWGVVQDTDVVVLTHVWPDVIAGLEAGVDEIAGAAQADGMPCRPLAGLQWLPPVPAPGKILCVGLNYGRHVAEAGRAEAGRAEAGRDLPAHPSMFVRFADSVVGHREPVWKPRASDRFDYEGELAVVIGRGGRHIAAQDALSHVAGYTCMAENSVRDFQKHNAQVTPGKNFERSGAIGPWLVTADEVGDPSRLEVMSRLNGELMQHGQVSDLIFPIPELIAYISAFTPLAPGDIIATGTPEGVGSSRKPPRFMVAGDTLEVDIPGIGTLVNTVADEPAQQGDAHG; translated from the coding sequence ATGAAGCTCATCAGCTTCTTGGACGCCGGGCGCAACGCCTGGGGCGTCGTCCAAGACACCGACGTCGTGGTGTTGACTCACGTTTGGCCCGACGTCATCGCCGGCTTGGAAGCGGGCGTGGACGAGATTGCCGGCGCGGCCCAGGCCGACGGCATGCCCTGTAGGCCCTTGGCCGGCCTGCAATGGCTGCCCCCCGTGCCCGCGCCGGGCAAGATCCTGTGCGTGGGCTTGAACTATGGGCGGCACGTGGCCGAGGCTGGCCGCGCCGAAGCCGGCCGCGCCGAGGCTGGCCGCGACCTGCCGGCGCACCCGTCCATGTTTGTCCGCTTTGCCGATAGCGTCGTGGGCCATCGCGAACCCGTGTGGAAACCGCGCGCCTCGGACCGCTTTGACTACGAAGGCGAACTGGCGGTGGTGATCGGCCGGGGCGGGCGCCACATTGCGGCGCAAGACGCGCTGTCGCACGTGGCGGGCTACACCTGTATGGCCGAGAACTCGGTGCGCGACTTTCAAAAGCACAACGCGCAGGTCACGCCCGGCAAGAACTTCGAGCGCAGCGGCGCGATCGGCCCGTGGCTGGTGACCGCCGACGAAGTGGGCGACCCGTCCCGCCTGGAAGTCATGTCGCGCCTGAACGGCGAGCTGATGCAGCACGGCCAGGTGTCCGACCTGATCTTTCCCATTCCCGAACTCATTGCCTACATCAGCGCGTTCACTCCGCTGGCGCCGGGCGACATCATCGCCACCGGCACCCCCGAAGGCGTGGGCTCCAGCCGCAAGCCGCCGCGCTTCATGGTGGCGGGCGACACGCTGGAAGTGGACATCCCCGGCATCGGCACGCTGGTCAATACGGTGGCGGACGAACCCGCCCAACAAGGAGACGCGCATGGCTGA